In Fusobacterium canifelinum, a genomic segment contains:
- a CDS encoding UDP-glucose--hexose-1-phosphate uridylyltransferase, which produces MEICSLINRLIKYALKSSLITEDDVMFVRNELMALLHLKDWQDTKESNYNIPEYPQEILDKICDYAVEQKIIEDGVTDRDIFDTEIMGKFTAFPREIIETFKELSQQNIKLATDFFYNFSKKTNYIRTERIEKNLYWKSPTEYGDLEITINLSKPEKDPKEIERQKNMPQVNYPKCLLCYENVGFAGTLTHPARQNHRVIPLTLENERWYFQYSPYVYYNEHAIIFCSEHREMKINRDTFSRTLDFINQFPHYFIGSNADLPIVGGSILSHDHYQGGNHEFPMAKSEIEKEITFDEYPNIKAGIVKWPMSVLRLKSLNRKDLVDLADKTLKAWREYSDEEVGVFAYTNSTPHNTITPIARRRGDYFEIDLVLRNNRTDEANPLGIFHPHSEHHNIKKENIGLIEVMGLAVLPGRLKFEMRKIAEFLKDRDFEKKISEDKDTEKHLTWLKAFINKYPNIENLSVDEILENILNVEIGLTFSRVLEDAGVFKRDEKGKNAFLKFINHIGGRF; this is translated from the coding sequence ATGGAAATTTGTTCTTTAATTAATAGACTTATAAAATATGCTCTTAAAAGTTCATTGATAACAGAAGATGATGTAATGTTTGTTAGAAATGAATTGATGGCACTATTACATTTAAAAGATTGGCAAGATACAAAAGAAAGTAATTATAATATCCCAGAATATCCTCAAGAAATTCTTGATAAAATCTGTGACTATGCAGTGGAACAAAAAATAATAGAAGATGGAGTTACAGATAGAGATATTTTTGACACAGAAATTATGGGAAAATTTACTGCTTTTCCAAGAGAAATTATAGAAACTTTTAAAGAACTTTCTCAACAAAATATAAAATTAGCAACTGATTTTTTCTATAATTTTTCTAAAAAGACTAACTATATCAGAACTGAAAGAATAGAAAAAAATCTATATTGGAAAAGCCCCACAGAATATGGAGATTTAGAAATCACTATAAATTTATCTAAGCCAGAAAAAGACCCTAAGGAAATTGAAAGACAGAAGAATATGCCACAGGTTAATTATCCTAAATGTCTTCTATGCTATGAAAATGTAGGTTTTGCTGGAACTTTAACTCACCCTGCAAGACAAAATCATAGAGTTATTCCTTTAACTTTGGAAAATGAAAGATGGTATTTTCAATATTCTCCTTATGTTTACTACAATGAACATGCAATAATATTCTGCTCTGAGCATAGAGAAATGAAAATAAATAGAGATACTTTTTCAAGAACTTTGGACTTTATAAATCAATTTCCACATTATTTTATAGGTTCTAATGCTGATTTACCAATAGTTGGAGGTTCTATTTTAAGCCATGACCACTATCAAGGTGGAAATCATGAATTTCCTATGGCTAAATCAGAAATTGAAAAAGAAATTACTTTTGATGAATATCCTAATATAAAAGCAGGAATAGTAAAATGGCCTATGTCTGTTTTAAGATTGAAGTCTTTAAATAGAAAAGATTTGGTTGATTTAGCAGATAAAACTTTAAAAGCTTGGAGAGAATATTCAGATGAAGAAGTTGGAGTATTTGCATATACAAATTCAACTCCACATAATACTATAACTCCTATTGCTAGAAGAAGAGGGGATTATTTTGAAATTGACTTAGTTCTAAGAAATAATAGAACTGATGAAGCTAATCCTTTGGGTATTTTCCACCCACACAGTGAACACCACAATATTAAAAAGGAAAATATTGGGCTAATAGAAGTTATGGGACTAGCTGTTCTTCCTGGAAGATTGAAATTTGAAATGAGAAAAATAGCTGAATTCTTAAAAGATAGAGATTTTGAAAAGAAAATTTCTGAAGATAAAGATACTGAAAAACATTTAACTTGGTTAAAAGCCTTTATAAATAAATATCCTAATATTGAGAATTTATCAGTAGATGAAATCTTAGAAAATATTTTAAATGTTGAAATTGGTTTGACATTCTCAAGAGTGCTTGAAGATGCTGGAGTATTTAAAAGAGATGAAAAAGGTAAAAATGCCTTTCTTAAATTTATAAATCATATTGGAGGTAGATTCTAA
- the galE gene encoding UDP-glucose 4-epimerase GalE has product MSILVCGGAGYIGSHVVKYLLEKNEDVVVVDSLVTGHVDAVDEKAHLELGDLKDEEFLNRVFEKYQIDGVIDFAAFSLVGESVGEPLKYFENNFYGTLCLLKVMKNHNVDKIVFSSTAATYGEAENMPILETDRTEPTNPYGESKLAVEKMFKWCANAYGLKYTALRYFNVAGAYPSGEIGEAHTCETHLIPLILQVALGQREKISIYGDDYPTPDGTCIRDYIHVMDLADAHYLALNRLRNGGDSQIFNLGNGEGFSVKEVIEVTRKVTGHPIPAEVSPRRAGDPARLIASSKKALDTLKWVPKYDKLEQIIETAWNWHKNHPNGYED; this is encoded by the coding sequence ATGTCTATATTAGTTTGTGGAGGAGCAGGCTATATTGGTAGCCATGTTGTTAAATATTTATTAGAAAAAAATGAAGATGTTGTTGTAGTTGATAGCTTAGTTACAGGGCATGTTGATGCTGTTGATGAGAAAGCTCACTTAGAACTTGGAGATTTAAAAGATGAAGAATTTTTAAATAGAGTTTTTGAAAAATATCAAATAGATGGTGTTATAGATTTTGCTGCTTTCTCTTTGGTTGGAGAAAGTGTAGGAGAACCTTTAAAATATTTTGAAAATAATTTCTATGGTACTCTTTGCCTATTAAAAGTTATGAAAAATCATAATGTGGATAAGATAGTCTTTTCTTCTACTGCTGCAACTTATGGTGAAGCTGAAAATATGCCTATACTTGAAACTGATAGAACAGAACCTACTAACCCTTATGGAGAAAGTAAACTAGCTGTTGAAAAAATGTTTAAATGGTGTGCTAATGCCTATGGATTAAAATATACTGCTTTAAGATATTTCAATGTTGCTGGTGCATATCCAAGTGGAGAAATTGGAGAAGCTCACACTTGTGAAACTCATTTAATTCCATTGATTTTACAAGTTGCATTAGGGCAAAGAGAAAAAATATCTATCTATGGAGATGACTACCCTACTCCTGATGGAACTTGTATAAGAGATTATATTCATGTAATGGACTTAGCAGATGCTCATTATCTTGCTTTAAATAGATTAAGAAATGGCGGAGATAGTCAAATATTTAATCTAGGAAATGGAGAAGGTTTTTCTGTAAAAGAAGTTATTGAAGTTACAAGAAAGGTTACAGGACATCCTATTCCAGCAGAAGTTAGTCCTAGAAGAGCTGGAGACCCTGCAAGACTTATAGCTTCATCTAAAAAAGCTTTAGATACATTAAAATGGGTTCCAAAATATGATAAATTAGAACAAATTATTGAAACTGCTTGGAACTGGCATAAAAACCATCCCAATGGATATGAAGATTAA
- a CDS encoding DDE-type integrase/transposase/recombinase → MFAKNNLRKEYHNMIIQLFNYIFQIIFSIFEKEFNNLNQTIFSKDNTIAKLNKTILILKDKIKELNTDNENLIICETSISPSYLPFEVDIAPLSVEVVKPTLNYKNLIKGKIFKTSKCVKNKTLPYPEQVCPKCSSPYEYHSRHSKNQKKCKCCNAHFNIEKMRKHTHNSFYCPYCKKALSLRAKRTSFDVYVCKNQKCSYHIEKKKTSKHHRDKISYIYRHINLQIDEIFNIIKDSKIVSKFSFYFKKFNMDIFSKALTIKVNLKQSNRNTAQAMKDLFGIEISHTQIANYCEYGAAFAALFNAHAPFKPSQNLVADETYIKINGKRHYVWIIYDRDKETVVSYHISNVRDTKACIVAIVKAINKYPELPKELNFASDAYTAYPLALQYVAKEYNIRIKHSFVKGLQIQTNEDSDTRIAKQQIERLNRTFKESYRITTGYGTLKGAIASFELWMLYYNYLRIKGDSTINSLEFIDKRINTSNLLMPMKWTMIIKYIIQNYVT, encoded by the coding sequence ATGTTTGCAAAAAACAACTTAAGAAAGGAATATCACAACATGATTATACAACTTTTTAACTATATTTTTCAAATTATTTTTTCTATCTTTGAAAAAGAATTTAATAATCTTAATCAAACTATTTTTTCTAAAGATAATACTATTGCTAAACTTAATAAAACTATTCTTATCTTAAAAGATAAAATTAAAGAACTTAATACAGATAATGAAAATCTAATTATTTGTGAAACTTCTATTTCTCCCTCTTATCTACCTTTTGAGGTAGATATTGCTCCTCTTTCTGTTGAAGTTGTTAAGCCTACTCTTAATTACAAAAATCTCATAAAAGGAAAAATTTTTAAAACTTCTAAATGTGTTAAGAATAAAACATTACCTTATCCAGAGCAAGTTTGTCCTAAGTGTTCTTCACCTTATGAATATCATTCGCGCCATTCTAAAAATCAAAAGAAATGTAAGTGCTGTAATGCACATTTTAATATAGAAAAAATGAGAAAACATACACATAACAGTTTCTATTGTCCTTATTGTAAGAAAGCTCTTTCACTTAGAGCAAAGAGAACTTCTTTTGATGTCTATGTTTGTAAAAATCAAAAATGTTCTTATCACATTGAAAAGAAAAAAACATCAAAACATCATAGAGATAAAATATCTTATATCTACAGACATATTAATCTTCAGATAGATGAGATTTTTAATATCATAAAGGATTCTAAAATAGTATCTAAATTCAGTTTTTATTTCAAAAAATTTAATATGGATATTTTCTCTAAAGCGCTTACTATCAAAGTTAATCTTAAACAGTCAAATAGAAATACAGCTCAAGCAATGAAAGATTTATTTGGTATAGAAATATCACATACACAAATAGCTAATTACTGTGAGTATGGTGCAGCTTTTGCTGCACTATTTAATGCACATGCACCTTTTAAGCCCTCGCAAAATCTTGTCGCTGATGAAACATACATCAAAATTAATGGTAAGAGGCATTATGTTTGGATTATCTATGATCGTGATAAAGAAACTGTAGTTTCTTATCATATTTCCAATGTTCGAGACACTAAAGCTTGTATTGTGGCAATAGTAAAGGCTATTAATAAGTATCCAGAGCTTCCCAAAGAGCTAAATTTTGCTTCAGATGCCTATACTGCTTATCCACTGGCACTTCAATATGTTGCAAAAGAGTATAATATTAGAATTAAGCACTCATTTGTAAAAGGTCTTCAAATACAAACAAATGAAGATAGTGATACAAGAATAGCTAAACAACAAATTGAAAGACTTAATCGCACATTTAAAGAAAGTTATAGAATAACTACAGGTTATGGTACACTAAAGGGAGCAATAGCCTCTTTTGAATTATGGATGTTGTACTACAATTATCTTCGTATCAAAGGGGATAGCACAATTAATTCACTTGAATTTATAGATAAAAGAATTAATACTTCAAATTTATTAATGCCAATGAAGTGGACAATGATAATTAAGTATATTATCCAAAATTATGTGACCTGA
- a CDS encoding toxin-antitoxin system YwqK family antitoxin: protein MKKLILGLFLVVSALSFSAERTLSYEETFLNKKTGIVYAIGEETPYTGVVENYKFLSGDSVLEGRVIFKNGLMEGTFKLLYPSGKTASIATFKNGEKEGEQKDFYENGIIRLEISYKNGKMNGIGKKYSAKGILKGEFPYKDDELNGVVKQYNEVTGKLEIEANYKNGKAEGSVRKYYPNGKLQAEANFKDDMLDGISREYDETGKIIRQGTFKDNEQIN, encoded by the coding sequence ATGAAAAAATTAATATTAGGATTATTTTTAGTAGTTTCAGCTTTATCATTTTCAGCAGAAAGAACTTTATCATATGAAGAAACATTTCTAAATAAAAAAACTGGAATAGTATACGCTATAGGTGAAGAAACACCATATACAGGTGTAGTAGAAAATTATAAATTTTTAAGTGGTGACAGTGTTTTAGAAGGAAGAGTTATATTTAAAAATGGACTAATGGAAGGAACTTTTAAACTTCTCTATCCAAGTGGTAAAACGGCAAGTATAGCAACATTTAAAAATGGAGAAAAAGAAGGTGAACAGAAGGACTTCTATGAAAATGGTATAATAAGGCTAGAAATTTCATATAAAAATGGTAAAATGAATGGAATTGGGAAAAAATATTCAGCTAAAGGGATATTAAAAGGTGAATTCCCATATAAAGATGATGAATTAAATGGAGTAGTAAAACAATACAATGAAGTTACAGGTAAATTAGAAATAGAAGCCAATTATAAAAATGGAAAAGCCGAAGGTTCTGTAAGAAAATATTATCCAAATGGGAAACTTCAAGCAGAAGCTAATTTTAAAGATGATATGCTAGATGGAATTTCTAGAGAATATGATGAAACAGGAAAAATAATCAGACAAGGAACATTTAAAGATAATGAACAAATAAATTAA
- a CDS encoding toxin-antitoxin system YwqK family antitoxin: MKKIILGIFLIASALSFSAERKISAEQMIIDQNTEIIYAQGEKTPFTGIVEFKYENGKIQGLMGVKNGVLDGKGVTYYPSGKIQSKENYKNGVEDGINIIYYENGNVEYEKNVTDNGMTIYEKHYHSSGKLDFEATYKNRKLDGAVKKYGENGEVIQELIYKNGVRVK, from the coding sequence ATGAAAAAAATAATATTAGGAATATTTTTAATAGCATCAGCTTTATCTTTTTCAGCAGAAAGAAAGATTTCCGCTGAGCAAATGATAATAGATCAAAATACTGAAATTATATATGCACAAGGAGAGAAGACTCCATTTACAGGTATAGTTGAATTTAAATATGAAAATGGGAAAATACAAGGACTAATGGGAGTTAAAAATGGTGTATTAGATGGAAAAGGTGTCACTTACTATCCAAGTGGTAAAATACAATCAAAAGAAAATTATAAAAATGGTGTAGAAGATGGAATAAACATTATATACTATGAAAATGGTAATGTAGAATATGAAAAAAATGTAACAGATAATGGAATGACAATTTATGAGAAACATTATCATTCATCAGGTAAATTAGATTTTGAAGCTACTTATAAAAATAGAAAATTAGATGGGGCAGTTAAAAAATATGGAGAAAATGGAGAAGTAATTCAAGAACTAATATATAAAAACGGTGTACGAGTAAAATAA
- a CDS encoding toxin-antitoxin system YwqK family antitoxin, translating into MKKKLLAIFLLVSSLTFSEDRILSFEQITLDEKNELIYAIGEKTPYTGIVEDYKFFIEDRFLEGRVIFKNGLMEGTFKALYPNGKIARIMTYKNGKTEGIQKVYYESGIIKRETSHKNGLVDGLMKSYYPNGNIRSEVLVKKGVRDGITRTYDPNGKLEVEVSYQNGVQVGVQKGYYPSGKIMAEESYKNDKLDGIVKMYDESGKIISEEFYKNGNKIK; encoded by the coding sequence ATGAAAAAGAAATTATTAGCTATATTTTTACTAGTATCAAGCTTAACATTTTCAGAAGATAGAATATTGTCATTTGAACAAATAACTCTAGATGAAAAAAATGAATTGATATATGCTATAGGTGAAAAAACTCCATATACAGGTATAGTAGAAGATTATAAATTTTTTATTGAGGATAGATTTTTAGAAGGAAGAGTTATATTTAAAAATGGACTAATGGAAGGAACTTTTAAAGCTCTCTATCCAAATGGTAAAATAGCAAGGATAATGACATATAAAAATGGAAAAACAGAAGGTATACAAAAGGTCTATTATGAAAGTGGAATAATAAAGAGAGAAACTTCTCATAAAAATGGCTTAGTAGATGGTTTAATGAAAAGTTATTATCCAAATGGAAATATTCGAAGTGAAGTGCTTGTAAAAAAAGGTGTACGAGATGGAATAACTAGAACTTATGATCCAAATGGAAAATTAGAAGTAGAAGTATCATATCAAAATGGAGTACAAGTTGGAGTACAAAAAGGTTATTATCCAAGTGGAAAAATAATGGCAGAAGAAAGTTACAAAAATGATAAACTAGATGGAATAGTTAAAATGTATGATGAAAGTGGAAAGATAATTAGTGAAGAATTTTATAAAAATGGTAATAAAATAAAATAA
- a CDS encoding toxin-antitoxin system YwqK family antitoxin, with protein MKKLILGVFLVVSALSFSAERVVKLENAYADDKGIVYVIGEKTPFTGIVENYKVPPISAGDSVLEGKIPFKNGVIEGSSKLYYPSGKLASVATFKNGKVEGIQKDYYENGKIKREISHKNGVVDGVSKLYYPNGKVQNESTHKKGVPDGVSKTYYENGKLLVEVTYKNGVQVGVQKDYYENGKLKVELPFKNGIIEGIAKVYYPSGKLMTEESYKNNQLDGIVKRYDESGKLIEQETYQNGNKIK; from the coding sequence ATGAAAAAATTAATATTAGGAGTATTTTTAGTGGTTTCAGCTTTATCATTCTCAGCAGAAAGAGTTGTTAAATTAGAGAATGCCTATGCTGATGATAAAGGAATAGTTTATGTTATAGGAGAAAAAACACCATTTACAGGGATAGTGGAAAACTATAAAGTGCCTCCTATTTCAGCAGGAGATAGTGTATTAGAGGGAAAAATTCCTTTTAAAAATGGAGTAATAGAAGGTTCTTCAAAATTATATTATCCAAGTGGAAAATTAGCAAGTGTAGCAACCTTTAAAAATGGTAAAGTAGAGGGAATACAAAAAGATTACTATGAAAATGGAAAAATTAAGAGAGAAATTTCGCATAAAAATGGAGTCGTAGATGGCGTTTCAAAGCTTTATTATCCTAATGGAAAAGTTCAAAATGAAAGTACTCATAAGAAAGGTGTACCAGATGGTGTATCTAAAACTTATTATGAGAATGGAAAATTGCTTGTAGAAGTAACTTATAAAAATGGTGTACAGGTAGGAGTGCAAAAAGATTATTATGAAAATGGAAAATTAAAAGTAGAACTTCCCTTTAAAAATGGAATTATAGAAGGTATTGCAAAAGTTTACTATCCAAGTGGAAAATTAATGACAGAGGAAAGTTACAAAAATAATCAGTTAGATGGAATAGTTAAAAGATATGATGAAAGTGGAAAATTAATAGAACAAGAAACATATCAAAATGGTAATAAAATAAAATAA
- a CDS encoding toxin-antitoxin system YwqK family antitoxin: MKKLLLALFLIFSVLLFSAERKTPVEQTFKDENSGKVYVQGEKTPYTGIVEGKYSNGKVKILVSYKNGILNGKVLQYYENGKIKSEDTFMNEALNGVSKGYYENGKVEYEINYKNDKKDGIEKRYSNTGILVVEFSYKNDELNGIIKKYNENTGKLEMEVLYKNDKIEGIAKSYYPSGKLEREQTYKNNIRDGISKEYYENGKLQMQTNYKNGQLEGINKRYSQKGILEEEVEYKNGKMEGSSKLFYPSGKLKLETLYKDGNKNGITKSYYPNGKVQVEVNFKNGQLDGVLKQFDENGKLINQETYQNGNKINN; the protein is encoded by the coding sequence ATGAAAAAATTATTATTAGCTTTATTTTTAATATTTTCTGTTTTATTATTTTCAGCAGAAAGAAAAACTCCAGTAGAACAAACATTTAAAGATGAAAATTCTGGAAAAGTGTATGTTCAAGGTGAAAAAACTCCATATACAGGAATAGTTGAAGGTAAATATTCAAATGGAAAAGTAAAAATATTAGTAAGCTATAAAAATGGAATTTTGAATGGAAAAGTACTTCAATACTATGAAAACGGAAAAATTAAATCAGAAGATACATTTATGAATGAAGCTTTAAATGGAGTTTCAAAAGGATATTATGAAAATGGGAAAGTAGAATATGAAATTAATTATAAGAATGATAAAAAGGATGGAATTGAGAAAAGATATTCAAATACAGGAATATTAGTAGTTGAATTTTCATATAAAAATGATGAATTAAATGGAATTATAAAAAAATATAATGAGAATACTGGAAAATTAGAAATGGAAGTACTCTATAAAAATGATAAAATAGAAGGTATTGCAAAAAGTTATTATCCAAGTGGGAAATTAGAACGAGAACAAACATATAAAAATAACATAAGAGATGGAATATCAAAGGAATACTATGAAAATGGGAAATTACAAATGCAAACTAACTATAAAAATGGACAATTAGAAGGGATAAATAAACGTTATTCTCAAAAGGGAATTTTGGAAGAAGAAGTTGAATATAAAAATGGTAAAATGGAAGGTTCATCAAAACTTTTCTATCCAAGTGGAAAATTAAAATTAGAAACTCTTTATAAGGATGGAAATAAAAATGGAATAACAAAAAGCTATTATCCAAATGGAAAAGTTCAAGTAGAAGTTAATTTTAAAAATGGGCAATTAGATGGAGTCCTTAAACAATTTGATGAAAATGGAAAGTTAATTAATCAAGAAACTTATCAAAATGGTAATAAAATTAATAATTAG
- a CDS encoding toxin-antitoxin system YwqK family antitoxin, with amino-acid sequence MKKIIVGLFLVASALSFAAGRVLRDREAEVREGIVYIKGENTPYTGILEGHSENGVLEGRREYKNGKVDGSSKFFYPNGKVSSEATFKDGIQVGVQKEYYEDGKIEAELPYKNDAVEGIMKEYYPNGKLKSNISMKNGKRDGLEKIYYENGKLKYELNYKNGKPDGNMKLYDENGNLIADAPYVEVTTK; translated from the coding sequence ATGAAAAAAATAATAGTAGGATTATTTTTAGTAGCTTCAGCATTGTCATTTGCAGCAGGAAGAGTTCTTAGAGATAGAGAGGCTGAAGTTAGAGAAGGTATTGTGTATATAAAGGGAGAAAATACCCCATATACTGGTATATTAGAAGGTCATAGTGAAAATGGAGTTTTAGAAGGAAGAAGAGAATACAAAAATGGTAAGGTAGATGGTTCTTCAAAATTCTTCTATCCTAATGGAAAAGTTTCAAGTGAAGCAACTTTTAAAGATGGAATCCAAGTTGGAGTACAAAAAGAATATTATGAAGATGGGAAAATAGAAGCAGAACTACCATATAAGAATGATGCTGTAGAAGGTATTATGAAAGAATATTATCCAAATGGAAAATTAAAATCAAATATTTCTATGAAAAATGGAAAAAGAGATGGCTTAGAAAAAATTTACTATGAAAATGGAAAATTAAAATATGAATTAAACTACAAAAATGGTAAACCAGATGGAAATATGAAGCTTTATGATGAAAATGGAAACCTTATAGCAGATGCACCTTATGTAGAAGTAACAACAAAATAA
- a CDS encoding toxin-antitoxin system YwqK family antitoxin, with amino-acid sequence MKKLLAGLFLLGSMLAFAAGEQRVPIEKVELNQQTSLVYLQGQQTPFTGIVEKKYSSGKLEATLEFKDGKLNGKTLVYNETGKLKTEENYVNGALEGVSKSFYANGSVEFETTFRNNVKEGVEKHYSPSGRVETEVLFKNNIANGIAKQYNAEGKLEYETMVVNGKREGLSKKYYPSGKLLSEITFKNDKEEGIMKAYFENGKLQLEIPYKNGQVDGLVKRYDETGKVVEQATFKNGQEVKTK; translated from the coding sequence ATGAAAAAATTATTAGCAGGTTTATTTTTACTAGGTTCAATGTTAGCATTTGCAGCAGGTGAACAAAGGGTTCCTATTGAAAAAGTTGAACTTAATCAACAAACTTCATTGGTGTATCTTCAAGGACAACAAACTCCATTTACAGGAATAGTTGAAAAAAAATATTCTAGTGGAAAACTTGAAGCTACATTAGAATTTAAAGATGGAAAATTAAATGGAAAAACATTAGTTTATAATGAAACTGGAAAATTAAAAACAGAAGAAAACTATGTAAATGGAGCATTAGAAGGTGTTTCAAAATCTTTCTATGCGAATGGTTCAGTTGAATTTGAAACTACTTTTAGAAATAATGTAAAAGAAGGTGTTGAAAAACATTATTCTCCTTCTGGAAGAGTTGAAACAGAAGTGTTATTCAAAAATAATATAGCAAATGGTATTGCAAAACAATATAATGCAGAAGGTAAATTAGAATATGAAACTATGGTAGTTAATGGAAAAAGAGAAGGACTATCTAAAAAATATTATCCAAGTGGAAAATTATTAAGTGAAATAACTTTCAAAAATGATAAAGAAGAGGGAATAATGAAAGCTTATTTTGAAAATGGAAAATTACAATTAGAAATTCCTTATAAAAATGGACAAGTAGATGGACTTGTAAAAAGATATGATGAAACAGGAAAAGTTGTTGAACAAGCAACATTTAAAAATGGTCAAGAAGTAAAAACAAAATAA